One genomic window of Providencia hangzhouensis includes the following:
- the priC gene encoding primosomal replication protein PriC, with translation MKIPALLDALKKQIDELKTRVEPIKDLEFSHSRFDMQLFSRKSTRLGDCQNELQTLYQQLCHSVTLNHTEQVNFLTEKIVHQMQAISREISTQALREKESNFTKKKEQVDLYERLSQHQDYERRLQAMVSEKELHLSELTDHRSQHQCQKELAVLAGRLYRCRQALLRIEKAIEHQENQYFD, from the coding sequence ATGAAAATTCCCGCTCTTTTGGATGCGTTAAAAAAGCAAATTGATGAATTGAAAACACGAGTGGAGCCCATAAAAGACCTTGAGTTTTCACATTCACGTTTCGATATGCAATTGTTTAGCCGCAAATCAACCCGTTTAGGGGATTGCCAAAATGAATTACAGACGTTGTACCAGCAATTGTGCCATAGCGTAACGTTAAACCACACTGAGCAAGTTAATTTTCTTACTGAAAAAATCGTCCATCAAATGCAGGCAATTTCACGAGAGATCTCTACACAAGCTTTACGCGAAAAAGAATCAAATTTTACTAAGAAAAAGGAACAAGTTGATTTATATGAACGTTTATCACAACACCAAGACTATGAACGACGCTTGCAGGCCATGGTGAGTGAAAAAGAACTTCATTTAAGTGAGCTAACAGACCACCGTTCGCAGCACCAGTGCCAAAAAGAACTCGCTGTACTCGCAGGCCGTTTGTACCGTTGCCGCCAAGCACTTTTGCGTATTGAAAAAGCCATTGAACATCAAGAAAATCAATATTTTGATTAA
- a CDS encoding DUF2496 domain-containing protein, with translation MSSLKDAPQEIQLAVDLIYLLETSEIEADVVLKALEIVKNDYIAKQVQAAKTACTKET, from the coding sequence ATGAGTTCACTCAAGGATGCTCCACAAGAAATCCAACTTGCTGTTGATTTAATCTACTTATTAGAGACGTCTGAGATAGAAGCTGATGTGGTTCTCAAAGCACTTGAAATCGTGAAAAATGATTATATTGCAAAACAAGTGCAAGCAGCAAAAACTGCCTGCACCAAAGAAACTTAA
- the apt gene encoding adenine phosphoribosyltransferase, with the protein MTAKEQQLQLIKESIASIQDYPIEGVIFRDITTLLNNPAAYQATIDMLVEHYQNKGVTKIVGTEARGFLFGAPVALRLGVGFVPVRKKGKLPREVLSMTYDLEYGTDTLEIHKDSISPEDNVLVVDDLLATGGTVEATVKMIKQLGANVVDAAFIICLPDLGGVERLQKEGVSSYSLVEFPGH; encoded by the coding sequence ATGACCGCTAAAGAGCAACAACTGCAATTGATTAAAGAAAGTATCGCATCTATCCAAGATTATCCAATCGAAGGTGTGATCTTTCGTGACATTACGACTTTATTAAATAACCCTGCAGCATACCAAGCAACGATTGATATGTTAGTGGAACATTATCAAAATAAAGGCGTCACTAAAATTGTAGGAACTGAAGCGCGTGGTTTTCTATTCGGCGCTCCAGTTGCATTACGTTTAGGCGTAGGTTTTGTCCCTGTACGTAAAAAAGGGAAATTACCACGTGAAGTATTGAGTATGACTTACGACCTTGAATATGGCACGGATACACTTGAAATCCATAAAGATAGTATCAGCCCTGAAGATAATGTCTTAGTGGTTGATGACTTACTTGCCACAGGTGGTACAGTGGAAGCGACAGTTAAAATGATCAAACAACTAGGTGCTAATGTTGTTGATGCCGCATTTATCATCTGTTTACCTGACCTTGGCGGCGTTGAGCGCCTGCAAAAAGAAGGTGTTTCTTCTTATAGCCTTGTTGAATTCCCAGGCCACTAA